A window of the Plasmodium vivax chromosome 12, whole genome shotgun sequence genome harbors these coding sequences:
- a CDS encoding hypothetical protein (encoded by transcript PVX_117310A): MLVRTRQDCRYDFAFYANDALENVDLRKDIHFTIFDACEELADRNKFERAQKMLTKIYASIEETSSKYAFPYNKGHITLSKFVLTHYTCFKNFLFIIKEKHYVDDYLIDLYNVSLSWGYSKVIFLTFLLNYSYTFQSKLSVYDQATILLLCLLLTNVLRKQSNKVCERVGGKKKGSFVYVQERILSIKELLSGNSKGRGGVKTKEKKENTNNREDTNNRENAENGANAEKRPGLSILNFLPLSNEECENLFLFKAYNENRKKYVKCHEDAFPNFEADNEHLQLRDQLYDYEGKFFRNFERNLQIVKHLCVSKKTTNDLKLKVLYLLNLSTRDKISVQFNQLSIPRIKHILKKIRTNRNKNTVVHVHSVTKMGVPPCGVTTERQLKRVGHFCRKGEAPSGEHVTNVTSANYVGGTQKGLLPQPTQGRSPYGSSSMLARNPTGELADAHQLYTYGKRKEAIYSECVDTNPNRGKDIGKEKQKKNDSLDENFIFRVKSHKRLTSHEDNITILVSIFICINNLINNFDVLTAQRIVDKFSILSIYKEIKKGERMMLKRGAPWKESSRQNVKKGTNMRRSDLICDAKQEKGSTNMHRGEGPTGTEPRSIFDACLSDRNDEKWPPHYDPFRKIRNYSLFNKNEIDAKKNLETKLNMKNDKSHLQIDDIYKYIHYNSVYALVIYYCLCSDPQSGGDLTKLLSPKRGRRTSTRLEHLFERAPKKCSCDVYAFILRAELLLTVKRRICGMSGFIARAVSHRPNGDPPLLTLYFYLLKNSFNLNGTQSFDASVGLKFTYLFKSKMDALARNLLVYHNFILLLLSSFHKYSLRERIDESGVTGSDNVATSLQRCTRGGEKEKRGHSHSQNGSPKDDTTKRRCADRIFLYHECSQEFLSAYTNLVLTNSCNWLCGRRYFRCLLDVYFYLLRVMIRNGRKGEGPRSRRKRGFYYRQGDIRKLMGGIKKGEPNFANMLCSNLIGFYRNYCIVLPVEVEVEVLIFLYKLACKFTSERHIIYITNLIKMRRHTYVRRRKWHLIFRLLVNINEYDKLDFLFKLLFENDTIFDFLKYNRNMFLSLNVYNFNCDLSVSLNSSCLLYNQTLCKLGLPRGGVDARSGGDAAPSRGILRRRKNGQANESSGGSSGGGSGGSGGSGGSSAGNRASNRASSPALQRSGKTPNEKLLRLLNAVHQLYRKEKRERKSAEKKQVNITYNFKGLKFSDLINFYEENYVKAFEKSKMVPSSSPFIFYDDHLFVYILSFYVVHYCKEFSKCDMEMLAKVYKKVGLKHELYELLSREADSCVKSLKGDKDVFDLRHIRTIIVCINLLHHCALILLEMDNLYEYQTNLNDIYLLILQLKYVYLHNKLHLQQRRSSNFLAYFDKCIVFNNLGRKKLYEKNFEKMFDHVVQENIPIGNYKINFLNLGLEDFISLVEQHPVFYETLILLKAYEKNYDDLVYAFIPKILYIQVILHGNKKYLRDYCSYSCVDNNTIRYVAKLFQINSIHLKFHKNFPTEKYKYLSAKNDVLTFDFSRYILSAINIQPHRAGEAETVWDYAQHVRSLKHVLGQTSNIDLKMKVCKKLGPDFDDLFCECRNSLNLTMN; the protein is encoded by the exons ATGCTCGTTCGAACAAGGCAAGACTGCAGATACGATTTTGCCTTTTATGCGAATGACGCTTTGGAGAACGTAGACCTGAGGAAGGATATCCACTTCACCATTTTCGATGCATGCGAAGAATTAGCAGATAGGAACAAATTTGAGAGGGCCCAAAAAATGCTCACTAAAATTTATGCGTCTATAGAAGAGACCTCCTCGAAATATGCCTTCCCGTACAACAAGGGACACATCACATTGAGCAAATTTGTGCTGACCCATTACAcatgttttaaaaactttttatttatcataaaGGAGAAGCATTACGTGGATGATTACCTAATTGATTTGTATAATGTGTCCCTCTCGTGGGGATACTCGAAGGTAATTTTCCTCACCTTTCTTTTGAACTACTCTTACACATTTCAATCGAAGCTAAGTGTCTACGATCAGGCGaccattttgcttctttgccTACTGCTCACAAATGTGTTGAGAAAGCAATCCAATAAGGTGTGCGAAAGGGttggcgggaaaaaaaaaggcagcttTGTGTACGTGCAGGAAAGGATACTATCAATTAAGGAGCTGCTAAGTGGGAACTCTAAAGGGAGAGGGGGGGTGAAGACgaaagagaagaaggaaaatacgAATAATAGGGAGGATACGAATAATAGGGAGAATGCGGAGAATGGAGCCAATGCGGAGAAGCGCCCCGGGTTGTCCATACTgaacttcctccccctcagcAACGAAGAATGcgaaaatttgtttttatttaaagcCTACAATGAGAATAGAAAGAAGTATGTAAAATGCCATGAGGACGCCTTTCCCAACTTTGAAGCAGACAACGAGCATCTGCAGTTGCGCGATCAGCTGTACGACTACGAGGGGAAGTTCTTCCGCAATTTTGAAAGAAACTTGCAAATTGTTAAGCACCTGTGTGTGAGTAAAAAGACAACAAACGATCTGAAATTGAAAGTATTGTATCTGCTGAACCTGTCAACGAGGGATAAAATTTCCGTACAGTTTAACCAACTGAGCATACCTCGGataaaacacattttaaaaaaaatcaggaccaacagaaataaaaataccgTGGTGCATGTGCACAGCGTCACTAAAATGGGGGTTCCCCCATGTGGGGTAACAACAGAACGGCAGCTAAAACGGGTAGGTCACTTTTgcagaaagggggaagcacccaGTGGTGAACATGTGACGAACGTGACGAGTGCGAATTACGTGGGGGGTACGCAAAAGGGCCTTCTGCCACAGCCCACCCAGGGAAGAAGCCCTTATGGGAGCAGCAGCATGCTGGCGAGGAACCCCACTGGAGAGCTCGCTGACGCGCATCAACTCTACACGTATGGCAAAAGAAAGGAAGCCATATACTCAGAATGTGTTGATACAAACCCTAATCGAGGAAAGGACATCGgaaaggagaaacaaaagaaaaatgactCACTTGatgaaaatttcattttcagGGTAAAGAGTCACAAAAGACTCACAAGCCATGAAGACAACATAACCATTTTGGTGagcatttttatatgtataaataatttaattaacaattttgacGTGCTCACAGCGCAGCGGATAGTAGAcaagttttccattttgagcaTATACAAGGAAATAAAGAAGGGTGAAAGGATGATgctaaaaaggggagcaccTTGGAAAGAGTCATCTCGACAgaacgtaaaaaaggggaccaaCATGCGTAGAAGTGACCTAATTTGCGATGCCAAACAAGAGAAGGGGAGCACAAATATGCACAGGGGAGAGGGACCAACGGGGACGGAGCCGCGATCCATTTTTGACGCATGTCTAAGTGATCGAAACGATGAGAAGTGGCCCCCCCATTATGACCCCtttagaaaaataagaaattattccctctttaataaaaacgaaattgatgcgaaaaaaaatctggaaacaaaattaaacatgAAAAATGACAAGTCCCATCTGCAGATTGACGACATTTATAAGTACATTCACTACAATTCGGTTTATGCGCTAGTTATATATTACTGCTTATGTAGTGACCCCCAATCGGGGGGAGACCTAACGAAATTATTATCCCCcaagaggggaagaagaacttCCACGCGGTTGGAACACCTCTTCGAAAGAgccccaaaaaaatgcagttgTGATGTTTATGCATTTATTCTAAGGGCGGAATTACTACTTACAGTTAAAAGACGAATATGTGGAATGAGTGGGTTCATAGCAAGAGCGGTATCGCATAGACCAaatggggacccccccctgTTAACACTATACTTTTACCTTCTAAAGAATTCATTTAACCTAAACGGAACGCAGTCGTTCGATGCGTCCGTGGGATTGAAATTTACGTACTTAtttaaaagcaaaatggatgcCCTTGCTAGAAATTTACTGGTTTatcacaattttattttgctccttttaaGTAGCTTCCACAAGTACAGTTTGCGCGAGCGAATAGACGAAAGCGGCGTCACTGGCAGTGACAATGTGGCTACCTCTCTGCAGAGGTGCACccggggaggggaaaaagaaaaaagggggcactcGCATTCGCAGAATGGCTCCCCCAAGGATGACACCACGAAGCGGCGTTGCGCGGATAGAATTTTCCTCTACCACGAATGCTCCCAGGAGTTCCTCAGTGCGTACACAAATTTGGTATTGACCAATTCGTGCAACTGGCTATGTGGGAGGCGCTACTTTAGGTGCCTGCTTGATGTCTACTTCTACCTGTTGCGCGTGATGATAAGGAATGggcgcaaaggggaagggccACGGAGTAGGCGCAAACGAGGATTCTACTACCGCCAGGGGGATATTCGCAAACTCATGGGGGGcatcaaaaaaggagagcccAATTTTGCCAACATGTTATGTTCCAACCTGATTGGCTTCTACCGAAATTATTGCATAGTCCTACCCGTAGAAGTTGAAGTAGAGGTGCTTATCTTTTTATACAAACTGGCGTGCAAATTTACGTCCGAGCGGCACATCATTTACATTACAAATTTGATCAAAATGAGAAGGCACACTTAtgtaagaagaagaaaatggcACCTCATTTTTCGGCTTCTCGTAAACATAAACGAGTATGACAAATTagacttcctttttaaacTACTCTTTGAAAATGATAccatttttgattttttaaaatataacagaAATATGTTTTTGTCGCTGAATGTGTACAATTTCAACTGCGACCTTAGCGTTTCGCTGAATAGTAGCTGCTTACTGTACAACCAAACATTGTGCAAGTTAGGTCTCCCGCGTGGAGGGGTAGATGCCCGCTCGGGTGGTGATGCGGCTCCGAGTAGAGGCATCCTTCGGAGACGCAAAAATGGTCAGGCGAATGAGAGCAGCGGGGGTAGTAGCGGCGGTGGTAGTGGTggtagcggtggtagcggcggTAGCAGTGCCGGTAACCGCGCCAGTAACCGCGCCAGTAGTCCCGCTCTGCAACGCAGCGGGAAAACGCCAAATGAAAAACTTTTGCGCCTACTCAATGCCGTGCACCAATTGtacagaaaagaaaaacgggAGAGAAAGAGCGCAGAGAAAAAACAAGTAAACATTACGTACAATTTTAAAGGGTTAAAATTTTCAGATTTGATAAACTTTTACGAAGAGAATTACGTCAAAGCATTTGAAAAGAGCAAGATGGTCccctcctcttctccctttatattttatgatgaCCATTTGTTTGTCTACATACTGTCCTTCTACGTGGTGCACTACTGCAAAGAGTTTTCCAAGTGCGACATGGAAATGTTAGCAAaggtttataaaaaagtgggACTGAAGCATGAGCTGTACGAACTGCTCAGTCGGGAAGCGGACAGCTGTGTGAAAAGTTTAAAGGGAGATAAAGACGTGTTTGACCTACGACACATTCGTACAATAATCGTTTGCATAAATCTGCTACACCATTGCGCTCTCATATTACTAGAAATGGACAATTTGTACGAATACCAAACGAACTTGAACGATATTTACCTCCTAATTTTGCAACTCAAATATGTGTATTTGCACAATAAGCTACATTTACAGCAACGGAGAAGCAGCAATTTTTTAGCCTATTTCGACAAGTGCATTGTTTTCAACAATTTGGGgcgtaaaaaattgtacgaAAAAAACTTTGAAAAGATGTTTGACCACGTTGTACAGGAGAACATTCCGATTGGCAACTACAAAATAAACTTCCTCAATTTGGGTCTTGAAGATTTTATTTCGCTCGTCGAGCAACACCCGGTGTTTTACGAGACGTTGATTTTGTTGAAG gcgtatgaaaaaaattacgacgATCTGGTGTACGCCTTTATCcccaaaattt